A genomic segment from Eremothecium gossypii ATCC 10895 chromosome III, complete sequence encodes:
- a CDS encoding S-adenosylmethionine-dependent methyltransferase (Syntenic homolog of Saccharomyces cerevisiae YNL092W), giving the protein MEEDDNHALLQTLNSFWNYREYALDEFWRPRMRRWRGLSEHQKRMIPWYERYLQQVHDAILANSQFYHSLVAHSVDAWEVDKAPDEWPIPTIADMQKTVLIFTQLVREWSVECNDERSVLLSRMAAFMDEAYPRERDQVSILVPGAGLGRVVVDLVRMGFRTEGNELSYHMLLVSRYLLNGSISCFQHQLYPFVHSFSNQTSRQSQLRAVQVPDMTIYMEVGNDCLMSMSAGSFVDLYGPNLNIRQSGYYSNDPRMRNIRAEAASSKHVVVTNFFIDTGMNVLDYMETIQHVLKPGGHWVNFGPLLYHFETDHHCEETANFDPLTGVVSDVREEPVKGLELSQEDILSTATSVFGFKLLRHEKNIKCGYGSNNAEMTMLKYTCNFWVLQKCTTVGQ; this is encoded by the coding sequence ATGGAAGAAGATGACAATCATGCTCTGCTACAGACACTGAACTCATTTTGGAACTATCGTGAATATGCTTTGGACGAATTTTGGCGCCCTCGGATGAGGAGATGGAGGGGCCTCAGTGAACATCAGAAAAGGATGATTCCTTGGTATGAAAGGTACTTGCAACAGGTGCACGATGCGATATTGGCGAATTCGCAGTTCTACCACAGCCTGGTAGCACACTCGGTCGACGCATGGGAGGTGGACAAAGCCCCTGATGAATGGCCCATTCCGACTATTGCAGACATGCAGAAGACGGTATTGATTTTCACCCAACTGGTGCGCGAGTGGAGTGTTGAGTGCAACGACGAGCGGTCTGTGCTACTGAGCAGGATGGCCGCTTTTATGGACGAGGCCTATCCTCGCGAACGCGACCAGGTCAGCATCCTTGTCCCTGGGGCAGGCCTCGGCCGGGTGGTGGTGGATCTCGTGAGGATGGGGTTTAGAACGGAGGGCAATGAGCTGTCGTACCACATGTTGCTCGTGTCTCGATATTTGCTGAACGGTAGCATTTCCTGTTTCCAGCACCAGCTTTATCCGTTTGTGCACTCGTTTTCTAACCAGACCAGCCGGCAGTCACAATTGAGAGCAGTGCAAGTGCCAGACATGACGATATACATGGAGGTTGGCAACGATTGCCTGATGTCCATGTCTGCCGGCTCATTTGTAGACCTCTACGGGCCGAATCTGAACATCCGGCAGTCTGGGTACTACTCGAACGACCCCCGGATGCGCAATATCCGGGCAGAAGCTGCCAGCTCGAAGCATGTGGTAGTTACGAATTTTTTCATTGACACGGGCATGAATGTGCTAGACTACATGGAGACGATCCAACATGTCTTGAAGCCTGGCGGCCATTGGGTCAACTTTGGGCCACTGCTCTACCACTTCGAGACCGACCACCATTGCGAGGAGACCGCGAACTTTGACCCCCTGACGGGGGTCGTCTCGGACGTCAGAGAAGAACCTGTCAAAGGCCTGGAGCTAAGTCAGGAAGACATATTAAGCACAGCTACTTCTGTATTTGGATTTAAGCTCTTACGACACGAGAAAAACATAAAGTGTGGGTACGGGAGCAACAACGCAGAGATGACCATGCTAAAATACACATGCAATTTCTGGGTTTTGCAGAAATGTACGACGGTAGGCCAATAG
- the VPS21 gene encoding Rab family GTPase VPS21 (Syntenic homolog of Saccharomyces cerevisiae YOR089C (VPS21) and YNL093W (YPT53)) yields MNSNVTSIKLVLLGEAAVGKSSIVLRFVSNDFSENKEPTIGAAFLTQRVNMDSKTIKFEIWDTAGQERFASLAPMYYRNAQAALVVYDITKPQSFIKARHWVKELHEQASKGIVIALVGNKLDLLENGEARKVSREEAEKLAEEEGLLFFETSAKTGDKINEVFLAIGEKIPLAKVGEQPASGPSVDNARLDLNAVSSNQHANSCNC; encoded by the coding sequence ATGAATTCGAACGTAACTTCGATTAAGTTAGTCCTCCTGGGCGAGGCTGCCGTGGGTAAATCGTCTATAGTCCTGAGGTTTGTCTCCAATGACTTCTCCGAGAATAAGGAGCCTACAATAGGCGCTGCCTTCTTAACCCAGCGGGTAAACATGGACAGTAAAACGATCAAGTTTGAAATATGGGATACTGCAGGTCAGGAGCGGTTTGCATCGCTGGCACCCATGTATTATAGGAATGCTCAGGCGGCACTGGTGGTGTACGACATCACCAAACCGCAGTCGTTCATCAAGGCTCGCCACTGGGTCAAAGAGCTGCACGAACAAGCAAGCAAGGGCATCGTCATCGCTTTGGTCGGCAACAAGCTGGATCTTCTCGAGAATGGCGAGGCGCGCAAGGTTTCTCGCGAAGAGGCCGAGAAGCTGGCGGAAGAGGAGGGCCTACTGTTTTTCGAGACCAGCGCCAAGACCGGCGACAAGATCAATGAGGTGTTCCTAGCAATTGGCGAAAAGATACCCCTTGCCAAGGTTGGCGAGCAGCCCGCCAGCGGACCCAGTGTAGACAATGCCCGCCTGGATCTGAACGCCGTTTCATCAAACCAACACGCAAATAGCTGTAACTGCTAG
- the PTC5 gene encoding type 2C protein phosphatase PTC5 (Syntenic homolog of Saccharomyces cerevisiae YOR090C (PTC5)) gives MAIPTPFSPWGKAARTLSRCLSKRNFSKLVIARRLNSTHHRGKPMRLERELRYAIIGGTLLLTYSYMSSCLSSDTIKGIKQYGAPARSLSTSSDGKANGNPDTISLLTDYEVNTKLRSLEESYYVNRGKGVLRYDVSQLPSNNPIEDSRVEQIITVPNEQTQAQEELYFFGIFDGHGGPYTSSKLSEALVPYVAHQLSKIYAQGNEALTSEAIDDAIEQGFLQLDNDIVQKTLGQFFENPSKESLIEALPAVSGACSLLAMYDSNNCTLKVALTGDSRALLGRVDENGKWTVQSLTIDQTGDNADEVARIRAEHPGEPNCVRNGRVLGSLQPSRAFGDYRYKVKEINGKNVYDLPSHLKIFFRKEPREFLTPPYVTAQPEITTAQIDSSARFMVIASDGLFELLTNEEIAGLVVKWMEKHPVKKGFETLKSSARDKIPPVHDTTVHAESQRPAFRYKDANKGSAGFLMEDNNVATHLIRNALSGGGDKRYVSTLISIPSPKSRSYRDDLTVTVVFFGEEQNQPDNQLILNHEATRPLEPKL, from the coding sequence ATGGCGATACCGACGCCCTTCAGTCCATGGGGTAAGGCCGCGCGGACGCTGTCAAGGTGTCTTTCAAAGAGGAATTTTTCCAAGCTTGTGATTGCAAGGCGGTTGAACTCAACACACCATAGGGGTAAGCCCATGCGGTTGGAAAGGGAGTTAAGGTACGCGATCATCGGGGGGACGTTGCTTTTGACCTACTCGTACATGTCCAGTTGCCTATCATCGGACACAATCAAGGGTATCAAACAATATGGGGCACCAGCGCGGTCGTTGTCTACTTCAAGCGACGGCAAGGCCAACGGGAACCCGGACACAATATCCTTATTGACGGATTACGAGGTGAACACGAAACTGCGCAGCCTGGAGGAGTCCTACTATGTGAATAGGGGGAAGGGTGTGCTGCGGTACGATGTGTCGCAACTGCCGTCCAACAACCCGATCGAAGACAGCAGGGTCGAACAAATCATTACTGTGCCAAACGAGCAGACACAGGCACAGGAGGAGCTGTATTTCTTTGGCATATTCGATGGGCACGGTGGCCCGTACACGTCCAGCAAGCTCTCCGAGGCATTGGTGCCGTACGTTGCGCATCAGTTGAGCAAGATATATGCCCAAGGAAACGAGGCTCTTACCTCGGAGGCGATCGACGATGCCATCGAGCAAGGGTTCTTGCAGCTCGACAATGACATCGTACAGAAGACGTTAGGCCAGTTTTTTGAAAATCCATCCAAAGAAAGTCTCATCGAGGCATTGCCCGCTGTATCGGGCGCATGCAGTCTTCTGGCGATGTATGACTCCAATAACTGCACCCTGAAAGTGGCGCTGACCGGCGACTCACGTGCGCTACTAGGTAGGGTCGATGAAAATGGGAAATGGACTGTCCAGTCGCTGACCATCGACCAGACCGGCGATAACGCGGACGAGGTTGCACGCATTAGGGCGGAGCACCCGGGGGAGCCAAACTGCGTGCGCAACGGACGCGTATTAGGCTCGCTTCAACCCTCTCGCGCATTCGGGGACTACCGGTACAAGGTAAAGGAAATCAACGGCAAGAACGTTTACGATCTACCGTCGCACCTTAAGATATTCTTTCGCAAGGAGCCGCGCGAGTTCCTAACGCCCCCATATGTCACTGCGCAGCCGGAGATCACGACCGCCCAGATCGACTCCAGCGCCCGTTTTATGGTGATTGCCTCGGACGGGCTTTTTGAGCTCTTGACGAACGAGGAGATTGCAGGCCTTGTAGTCAAGTGGATGGAGAAACATCCCGTCAAAAAGGGCTTTGAGACGTTAAAGTCGTCTGCCAGGGACAAGATCCCTCCCGTTCATGACACCACCGTGCATGCCGAATCACAGCGTCCAGCGTTCAGGTACAAAGATGCCAACAAAGGCTCTGCTGGATTCCTTATGGAGGACAACAATGTTGCCACGCACCTGATCAGAAACGCTTTAAGCGGCGGGGGCGACAAGCGCTATGTATCGACGCTGATCAGCATTCCCTCGCCCAAGAGCAGAAGCTACAGGGACGACCTTACCGTCACCGTCGTGTTCTTTGGCGAGGAGCAGAACCAGCCCGATAACCAGCTGATCCTCAACCACGAGGCCACGAGGCCCCTTGAACCTAAGTTATAG
- the TMA46 gene encoding translation machinery-associated protein TMA46 (Syntenic homolog of Saccharomyces cerevisiae YOR091W (TMA46)), translating to MPPKKKQAEPKKKKDNVDKTFGMKNKNKSTKVQKFIKQVQSQADPQKEELKRKKLEEKKLKEAAEAERRALFNPVVEQKVRAGVDPKTVLCAMFKLGNCNKGARCKFSHDLSVGRKVEKRDLYQDARSEKEGDTMDKWDEAKLRDVILSKHGNPRTTTDKVCKYFIEAVENGKYGWFWVCPNGGDKCMYRHALPEGFVLKTKEQKRLEREAIENQPKITLEEFIETEREKLDKTRLTPITVENFAEWKKRRISQKLNAEKENGAKRRPSGREVLLKKYMEDKKFSDMDEDYEDKGSAWDLSEFTKALRDEDGSTGIKDYGDGSNPNFEIKKAVEEGSGSLTAA from the coding sequence ATGCCACCAAAGAAGAAGCAGGCCGAGCCAAAGAAAAAGAAGGACAATGTCGACAAGACTTTTGGGATGAAGAATAAGAATAAGTCGACAAAGGTTCAAAAGTTCATAAAGCAGGTGCAATCACAGGCTGACCCACAGAAGGAGGAGCTGAAGCGGAAGAAACTTGAGGAGAAAAAGCTCAAAGAGGCGGCCGAGGCCGAAAGACGAGCACTTTTCAACCCAGTGGTTGAGCAGAAGGTGCGGGCTGGGGTCGACCCAAAGACTGTTCTATGTGCGATGTTTAAGCTCGGGAACTGTAACAAGGGCGCAAGATGTAAGTTCTCCCATGACCTGTCCGTGGGGCGTAAGGTGGAGAAGAGAGATCTATACCAGGATGCCAGGAGCGAAAAGGAGGGAGACACGATGGACAAGTGGGATGAGGCGAAGTTGCGGGATGTCATTCTTTCGAAACACGGGAACCCGCGGACTACGACGGATAAGGTCTGTAAGTACTTCATCGAGGCGGTGGAAAATGGTAAATACGGGTGGTTCTGGGTCTGTCCCAACGGCGGAGACAAGTGCATGTACCGGCATGCGCTACCAGAAGGGTTCGTCTTGAAAACCAAAGAGCAAAAGAGACTGGAGCGCGAGGCCATCGAGAACCAGCCTAAGATCACCTTGGAGGAGTTCATTGAGACAGAGAGGGAGAAGTTGGACAAAACTAGGTTGACCCCGATCACGGTAGAGAACTTTGCAGAGTGGAAAAAACGTCGCATCAGTCAGAAGCTCAACGCCGAGAAAGAAAACGGGGCCAAGAGGCGTCCTAGTGGTCGCGAAGTTCTGCTGAAGAAATACATGGAAGACAAGAAGTTTTCTGACATGGATGAGGACTACGAGGACAAAGGGTCTGCCTGGGACTTGTCTGAATTTACGAAGGCTTTGCGGGATGAGGATGGCTCGACTGGCATCAAGGATTATGGAGATGGTTCCAATCCAAATTTCGAAATAAAGAAAGCCGTTGAGGAAGGATCAGGATCCTTGACTGCCGCATGA
- the APP1 gene encoding phosphatidate phosphatase APP1 (Syntenic homolog of Saccharomyces cerevisiae YNL094W (APP1)), protein MWANGDAAGGGRRQRLMNMVRVTKDTYLPAMQNSLTQAKSSLRNYYYSLEEGEERAPTSAEERELQLICYPTYTRVGSDRQYVTQVRGMVYVQGQATRRNRLILSICRQLARPTATAETERELESVLGDDAAGSRGTVRSASTAASSASSVSTVLSAATAGSQTSQDEVLRDRLAGFLNKAVPGVAVIVDLLDAAGRQETLFTATDNYGQFRVHTTTGFQPTVIRATLDTAAPVSTMYDTNLIEDAGIGLISDIDDTIKHTGVVGDKRSIFCNVFVSGFNTWLIPGMSLWYNTLKDSRGVDFFYVSNSPFQIYPTLRQYISNEYPIGPMFLKQYSGNLLSSLMSSTAAIKLPSITQICADFPNKKFILVGDSGEEDLEAYIATARNFPNQIIGIYIRCCKSSMSDDPAKDWDVMDDLNSLIATKYFARLQQRSAEQKQKKPAPPVPAKNVQLSEEMKEDILRSKQIDSATDSVTYNSTSGQSTTGGTGPCPPHHAGTPKSEPPPLPPRAPVYPARTSLSDDGIFTMPSTQNDYGIYSAFFDRKADEWKERVTRAIGILLENGVEARFMFFRDPEVCIEDSMTKINFTAKRKSA, encoded by the coding sequence ATGTGGGCGAACGGGGAtgcggcgggcggcgggcggcggcagcggtTGATGAACATGGTGCGGGTGACGAAGGACACGTACCTCCCGGCGATGCAGAACTCGCTCACGCAGGCGAAGAGCTCGCTCCGGAACTACTACTACAGCCTGGAGGAGGGTGAGGAGCGGGCGCCAACGAGCGCGGAGGAGCgggagctgcagctgaTCTGCTACCCGACGTACACGCGAGTGGGCAGCGACCGGCAGTACGTGACGCAGGTGCGGGGGATGGTGTACGTGCAGGGGCAGGCGACGCGGCGCAACCGGCTCATCCTTTCCATCTGCAGGCAGCTCGCGCGGCcgacggcgacggcggAGACGGAGCGGGAGTTGGAGAGCGTGCTCGGCGACGACGCGGCGGGGAGCCGGGGGACGGTGCGGTCTGCGTCGACGGCCGCGAGCAGCGCGTCGTCGGTGTCGACGGTGCTGtcggcggcgacggcgggCAGCCAGACGAGCCAGGACGAGGTGCTCCGGGACCGGCTCGCGGGGTTCTTGAACAAGGCGGTGCCGGGCGTCGCGGTGATCGTGGACCTGCTGGACGCGGCGGGGCGCCAGGAGACGTTGTTTACGGCGACGGACAACTACGGGCAGTTCCGCGTACACACGACGACGGGCTTCCAGCCCACGGTCATTCGGGCGACGCTCGACACGGCAGCCCCTGTGTCGACGATGTACGACACGAACTTGATTGAGGATGCCGGCATCGGCTTGATCAGCGACATTGACGACACCATCAAGCACACCGGGGTCGTGGGTGACAAGCGTTCGATTTTCTGCAATGTATTCGTGAGCGGCTTCAACACGTGGTTGATCCCAGGCATGTCCCTCTGGTACAATACGTTGAAAGACTCGCGGGGCGTCGATTTCTTCTACGTGTCGAACTCGCCGTTCCAGATCTACCCCACGTTGCGGCAGTACATCTCCAACGAGTACCCGATAGGCCCCATGTTCCTCAAGCAGTACTCCGGAAATTTGTTGAGCAGTTTGATGTCCTCTACAGCGGCTATCAAGCTCCCTTCCATTACTCAAATTTGTGCTGATTTTCCCAATAAAAAGTTTATCCTGGTTGGTGATTCCGGGGAGGAAGATTTGGAGGCATACATAGCGACGGCGCGCAATTTTCCGAATCAGATAATAGGCATTTACATACGATGCTGCAAGAGCTCCATGAGCGACGACCCTGCGAAAGACTGGGATGTGATGGATGACTTGAACTCGCTGATCGCAACCAAATACTTTGCTAGGTTGCAGCAGAGGAGCGCAGagcagaagcagaagaagcCCGCTCCGCCGGTACCCGCCAAGAACGTTCAATTATCCGAAGAAATGAAGGAGGACATACTGAGATCAAAACAGATAGATTCGGCCACGGACAGTGTCACGTATAACAGCACTAGCGGGCAGAGTACTACCGGCGGCACTGGCCCCTGCCCACCGCACCACGCGGGAACCCCCAAGAGCGAGCCTCCTCCGCTACCGCCTCGAGCGCCAGTGTACCCTGCAAGAACATCTCTCAGCGACGACGGCATCTTCACCATGCCGTCAACGCAAAATGATTACGGCATATATTCGGCATTTTTTGACCGCAAGGCTGATGAGTGGAAAGAACGGGTTACGCGGGCCATAGGCATACTACTTGAAAACGGGGTGGAAGCGCGGTTCATGTTCTTCAGAGATCCAGAAGTATGTATCGAAGACAGCATGACGAAGATCAACTTTACTGCGAAACGCAAGTCAGCGTAA
- the ECM3 gene encoding putative ATPase ECM3 (Syntenic homolog of Saccharomyces cerevisiae YNL095C and YOR092W (ECM3)): MMLERLRLVSKFRQAYGIWRPRNGGLQKCCHGSERRDKQDTMTLALGQVVWIAVKPVIRIYFIVGTGFVLARFNILSVEATRAVSDIVITALMPMLAFSKIVQNIGISDIKNVGIICLTSFLLFGAGLAAAMGVRRVLPVPRKWQGGILAGGLFPNINDLPIVYLQSMDQGLVFTPEEVSKGVANVIIFVAMFLVCLFNLGGFRLIEGDFTYEDEESESGREEKSELAEAAARPASADELESIPTRDSANTLPTGGERSEGGVRPLVPVQLAGPPLSMWNTRLSSVSSFRRRDSITSTMRSIDLRSMPPQGIADLIREYSNVDQFGKRLSMQEAAHGAAPYGEVGSHMTPAATQRSLTRIITSEAAVHKEDIEASGSTLPPWLRRFPLTKHVVFFLKNCLRPCSISVMLALVIAFIPWVKALFVKVPDGPHIPDAPDKLPPLSFLLEFTSYIGAASVPFGLMLLGATLGRLRFGNLPPGFWKAALVLVLIRLIILPIIGILWSEALVRFKWVNWGDDKMLLFVIVLSWSLPTMTSIIYFTATYTPINALDTTQMDCASFFLMLQYPVLTVSLPFVVTYFLKVKLDV, encoded by the coding sequence ATGATGCTCGAGCGTTTGCGTCTCGTGAGCAAATTTCGGCAGGCATACGGTATTTGGAGGCCAAGAAATGGCGGATTACAAAAATGCTGCCACGGCAGCGAACGCAGAGACAAGCAAGACACGATGACACTGGCGCTGGGGCAGGTGGTATGGATCGCGGTGAAGCCGGTGATCCGGATATACTTCATCGTGGGGACAGGGTTTGTGCTGGCGCGGTTCAACATCCTGTCGGTGGAGGCGACCCGGGCGGTGTCGGACATTGTGATCACGGCGCTGATGCCGATGCTGGCGTTCAGCAAGATCGTGCAGAACATCGGGATATCAGACATCAAGAACGTGGGGATCATCTGCCTGACGAGCTTCCTGCTGTTCGGGGCGGGGTTGGCGGCGGCGATGGGGGTGCGGCGTGTGTTGCCGGTGCCGCGCAAGTGGCAGGGCGGGATCCTGGCGGGCGGGCTGTTTCCGAACATCAACGACCTGCCAATCGTGTACCTGCAGTCGATGGACCAGGGGCTGGTGTTCACGCCGGAGGAGGTGTCCAAGGGCGTGGCGAACGTGATCATCTTTGTGGCGATGTTCCTGGTGTGTCTGTTCAACCTGGGGGGCTTCCGGCTGATCGAGGGGGACTTCACGtacgaggacgaggagaGCGAGAGCGGGCGGGAGGAGAAGAGCGAGCTGGCGGAggcagcggcgcggccggcgtCGGCGGACGAGCTGGAGTCGATCCCGACGCGCGACTCGGCAAACACGCTGCCCACGGGCGGGGAGCGCTCGGAGGGCGGCGTGCGGCCGCTGGTGCCGGTGCAGCTGGCGGGCCCGCCGCTGTCGATGTGGAACACGCGGCTGAGCAGCGTGAGCTCGTTCCGGCGGCGGGACTCGATTACCTCCACCATGCGCTCCATCGACCTGCGGAGCATGCCACCACAGGGCATCGCAGACCTCATTAGGGAGTATTCGAACGTGGACCAGTTCGGCAAGCGGCTGTCTATGCAGGAGGCCGCCCATGGCGCGGCGCCGTACGGGGAGGTGGGTTCGCACATgacgccggcggcgacgcAGCGATCGCTGACACGTATCATCACCTCCGAGGCCGCGGTGCACAAGGAAGACATCGAGGCGTCTGGGTCGACGCTGCCGCCGTGGCTGCGCCGGTTTCCTCTGACGAAGCATGTTGTGTTTTTCCTCAAGAATTGTCTCCGCCCCTGTTCGATCTCAGTCATGCTGGCACTGGTCATAGCTTTCATTCCGTGGGTAAAGGCCCTGTTTGTGAAGGTGCCCGATGGTCCCCATATCCCCGATGCCCCCGATAAGCTGCCGCCGTTGAGCTTTCTGCTGGAATTCACCTCCTACATTGGCGCTGCGTCGGTGCCGTTCGGCCTCATGCTTCTGGGGGCTACCTTGGGAAGACTGCGGTTTGGAAATCTGCCCCCTGGATTCTGGAAAGCGGCCCTGGTGCTTGTGTTGATACGTCTGATTATCCTGCCAATTATCGGCATCCTGTGGAGCGAGGCGCTCGTGAGGTTCAAGTGGGTGAACTGGGGGGATGATAAGATGCTTCTCTTTGTCATTGTCCTAAGCTGGTCTTTACCCACTATGACCAGTATTATCTATTTTACGGCTACTTATACCCCTATTAATGCATTGGATACAACGCAGATGGACTGTGCGTCTTTCTTCCTGATGCTACAATATCCTGTCTTGACTGTAAGCCTACCGTTTGTGGTAACGTACTTCCTGAAGGTAAAACTAGATGTGTAG